The following proteins come from a genomic window of Bacteroidales bacterium:
- a CDS encoding pyridoxamine 5'-phosphate oxidase family protein — protein MGRLRTNLSEKELENIIRNCKVCYLSMVDLNGKPYVVPMNFGYENHTLFFHGYGEGKKIQILKINPNVCIAFSTSEELVWQHEDVACSYFMKYKSVLVEGKVYFVEDLEEKRKILNIIMKHYTGRDNFQYNIPALKNVCVFYVPIEKIQGRALKY, from the coding sequence TTTATCAGAAAAAGAGTTAGAAAATATCATTCGAAACTGTAAGGTTTGCTATCTATCGATGGTAGATTTAAATGGAAAACCATATGTTGTTCCAATGAATTTTGGATATGAGAATCATACATTGTTTTTTCACGGGTATGGTGAGGGGAAAAAGATTCAGATTTTAAAAATAAACCCAAATGTTTGCATAGCCTTTAGCACAAGTGAAGAATTAGTTTGGCAACACGAAGACGTGGCTTGTAGCTATTTCATGAAATATAAAAGTGTTCTTGTTGAAGGAAAGGTTTATTTCGTTGAGGATTTGGAAGAAAAAAGAAAAATTCTCAACATTATCATGAAACATTATACAGGAAGGGATAATTTTCAGTATAATATTCCTGCACTTAAAAATGTGTGTGTGTTTTACGTTCCCATTGAAAAAATACAAGGACGAGCATTAAAGTATTGA
- a CDS encoding OmpA family protein, which produces MNKLLCIAFIVIALPSTSQFNARFKKLYELADTYIFYENYNEAIPILLKLDSMVPNNSNIQFLLGLSYYFVDENKNRAIEYLNRAAQNVSADYYGDFKEKTASVFTFYFLGKSYLRKDSFDRAIEYLNRFKYYLTVEDKEWIKETDYLIQTALNAKKIMKYPLKIRRTLIRDLNTAYPEYAPVMAPDLSYIIFTSRRPETTGGRKDEKGMFFEDIYIADFDPKSFKASNVRSLPGSVNTPNHEASISISWDGKYLFIYKSDKGDGNIYMSTWADGKWSAPEKLAQEINSKYYENHACLSPDGQTLYFVSNRPGGYGGKDIWISKRLGHNKWSKPVNAGPSLNTEYDEDSPFILADGKTIYFSSKGHETMGGYDIFYVTYDDKSGQWSKPINVGYPINTTGDDVFFFPTQDGKLAFYATNQPDGKGSWDIYAIEQLEEMKNMVTLHGKIMDTINNKPIPTYLRAYNAQTGELVAQTYSDKETGEYAMNLPVGKKYKLELTTDFGLRIEDEFEIPSDVYDSLSFQRPYFLGNIFVQVKPDTIIDRINVGERIGDRFVLRNIYFDYDKATLRPESKNELDRLVSLLKTMPSIKIEVSGHTDNRGSEEYNLKLSYERAKAVVDYLIAAGVESQRLSYKGYGFYQPIATNETEEGRQLNRRVEFKVVGFLPGQQDVVQNVSNSDVLLPRKPKWHIIGGSFVFLKNAEKYRDEVIAKGFKNAEIIGLSSTGTFRVSLISFDNKAEAIQEINKLKKVLNDSHLWILEK; this is translated from the coding sequence ATGAATAAATTGTTATGTATTGCTTTCATCGTTATCGCTCTCCCATCAACTTCACAATTTAATGCTCGTTTTAAGAAACTATACGAATTAGCTGATACATATATTTTCTACGAAAATTACAATGAGGCTATTCCCATACTTTTAAAGTTGGACAGCATGGTTCCTAACAATTCAAATATTCAATTTTTGTTGGGGCTAAGTTATTATTTTGTGGATGAAAATAAGAATCGAGCCATTGAGTATCTTAATAGGGCAGCTCAAAATGTATCAGCGGATTATTATGGTGATTTTAAGGAAAAAACAGCTTCAGTATTTACATTTTATTTTTTAGGCAAATCATATTTACGAAAAGATAGTTTTGACAGGGCCATCGAATATCTCAATCGATTCAAATACTATTTAACGGTTGAAGATAAAGAGTGGATTAAAGAAACAGATTATTTAATTCAAACTGCTTTGAATGCAAAAAAAATCATGAAATATCCTTTAAAGATTCGAAGGACTCTTATTAGAGATTTAAATACAGCTTATCCTGAATATGCACCAGTGATGGCCCCCGATCTTTCATATATCATTTTTACTTCCCGGCGTCCTGAAACAACAGGTGGAAGAAAAGATGAAAAAGGTATGTTCTTCGAGGACATATACATAGCTGACTTTGACCCTAAGAGTTTTAAGGCATCCAATGTCAGATCTTTACCTGGAAGTGTTAACACTCCAAACCACGAAGCTTCTATCAGTATATCCTGGGATGGAAAATATCTTTTCATTTACAAGAGCGATAAAGGAGATGGTAATATTTATATGAGTACGTGGGCTGATGGTAAATGGTCTGCTCCTGAAAAACTAGCCCAAGAAATCAATTCGAAGTATTATGAAAACCATGCTTGTTTAAGTCCCGATGGACAAACATTATATTTTGTTTCTAATCGTCCTGGTGGATATGGAGGTAAAGACATTTGGATTTCAAAAAGATTAGGCCATAACAAATGGTCAAAACCAGTCAATGCCGGTCCAAGCCTTAACACTGAATATGATGAAGATTCGCCTTTTATTCTGGCTGATGGGAAAACTATTTACTTTAGCTCTAAAGGGCACGAAACCATGGGAGGCTACGATATTTTCTATGTCACATATGATGATAAATCAGGTCAATGGTCTAAACCTATCAATGTTGGTTATCCTATCAACACTACTGGAGACGATGTTTTCTTTTTCCCAACTCAGGATGGAAAGTTGGCATTTTATGCAACCAATCAACCAGATGGAAAAGGAAGCTGGGATATTTACGCCATCGAACAACTTGAAGAAATGAAAAACATGGTTACGTTGCATGGTAAGATTATGGATACTATTAATAACAAACCTATTCCAACTTATCTCCGAGCATATAATGCTCAAACTGGAGAGTTGGTAGCTCAAACCTACTCAGATAAAGAAACAGGTGAATATGCCATGAATCTCCCTGTGGGTAAAAAGTACAAATTGGAATTAACAACGGATTTTGGTTTGCGTATCGAAGATGAATTTGAAATTCCCTCCGATGTGTATGATAGTTTAAGTTTTCAACGACCTTATTTTTTGGGAAACATATTTGTTCAAGTTAAGCCCGATACTATTATTGACCGAATTAATGTTGGAGAAAGGATTGGTGACAGATTTGTTTTGCGAAATATTTATTTTGATTACGACAAAGCAACGTTGCGCCCAGAATCTAAAAACGAGTTGGATCGTTTAGTTTCTTTATTAAAGACAATGCCATCAATTAAAATTGAAGTTTCAGGTCATACAGATAATCGTGGGTCAGAGGAATATAATTTAAAACTTTCTTACGAGCGAGCTAAAGCTGTGGTTGATTATCTTATTGCTGCAGGAGTTGAAAGTCAGAGACTTTCATACAAGGGATATGGGTTTTATCAACCTATTGCCACGAACGAAACCGAAGAAGGACGGCAACTTAATCGTCGTGTTGAATTTAAGGTGGTTGGTTTTCTTCCAGGTCAACAAGATGTTGTGCAAAATGTTTCGAACAGTGATGTTTTATTACCCCGCAAACCAAAATGGCATATCATTGGCGGCAGCTTTGTTTTTTTAAAAAATGCTGAAAAATATAGAGATGAGGTGATAGCAAAAGGTTTTAAAAATGCTGAAATCATTGGCTTATCATCTACAGGAACTTTTAGGGTATCTCTTATTTCTTTCGACAACAAAGCAGAAGCCATTCAAGAAATCAATAAATTGAAAAAAGTTTTAAATGATTCACACTTATGGATTTTGGAAAAATAA
- the cysK gene encoding cysteine synthase A: MNSSDILKLIGRTPLVELKKIQVSNSVRVFCKLEYFNPGKSVKDRAAFFMIEGAYSKGLLSSSSYIVEPTSGNTGIGLAWICATRKIPLVLVMPEHMSEERKKLLKYLGAQLILTPKEKGMKGAVEKVQDIVQSDPKAVFLNQFNNSDNVRAHYTTTGVEIWEDLGNQIDVLVAGVGTAGTIVGVSTFIKERKKIHVFAVEPLESPVLSGGKPGPHNIPGIGAGFIPGNYIPSLVDEIITVPSEEALKTAKTLALIEGIPSGISGGANVWAALQVANRPEFKNKTIVTFIPDFIERYLSVIL; the protein is encoded by the coding sequence ATGAATTCTTCTGATATTTTGAAATTGATTGGGCGAACTCCTTTAGTTGAATTAAAAAAAATTCAAGTATCGAACAGTGTTAGGGTTTTCTGTAAGCTCGAATACTTTAACCCCGGTAAAAGTGTTAAAGATCGTGCTGCTTTTTTCATGATTGAAGGCGCTTATTCTAAAGGATTGTTATCATCTTCAAGTTACATTGTTGAACCAACGAGTGGAAACACCGGCATTGGTCTTGCTTGGATTTGTGCAACCCGAAAAATACCTCTTGTTCTTGTCATGCCGGAACACATGAGTGAAGAAAGAAAAAAACTCCTCAAATACTTGGGAGCTCAGCTCATACTAACTCCCAAAGAAAAAGGCATGAAAGGGGCTGTTGAAAAAGTACAGGATATTGTTCAATCTGACCCAAAAGCTGTCTTTCTTAATCAATTCAACAATTCCGATAACGTGCGAGCACATTATACTACCACTGGAGTGGAAATCTGGGAGGATCTTGGTAATCAGATTGATGTATTGGTAGCAGGAGTAGGAACTGCAGGAACTATAGTTGGTGTATCCACATTTATTAAAGAACGAAAAAAAATTCATGTTTTTGCTGTTGAACCCTTAGAAAGTCCTGTTCTTTCGGGCGGAAAGCCAGGACCTCACAATATTCCTGGTATCGGAGCTGGTTTTATTCCCGGTAATTACATCCCTTCACTTGTTGATGAAATAATTACTGTTCCTTCAGAGGAAGCTTTGAAAACTGCAAAAACTTTGGCTTTGATCGAAGGAATACCATCAGGAATTTCCGGAGGAGCAAACGTTTGGGCAGCTTTACAAGTAGCTAATAGACCTGAATTCAAAAATAAAACCATCGTTACCTTTATTCCAGATTTTATCGAAAGATATTTATCTGTTATCTTATAA